TCCCGGCGAGCTGATGGCCGCTGTCCCCGAAACGGAAGGCTGACCCATGGACCTGAACGCTGATCTCGGGGAGTCCTTCGGATCTTGGACCATGGGCGACGACGCGGCCATGTTCCGGCTGGTCACGAGCGCCAGCGTGGCCTGCGGACTGCACGCCGGCGACCCGGTCACCATGCTCGACACCTGCCGCGCCGCCTACGAGCTCGACGTCAGGGTGGGCGCCCACCTGGGCTACCCGGACCTGGCCGGCTTCGGCCTCCGCGCCATGGACATGACTTTCGACGACCTGTTCGGGGCCGTCCTCTACCAGCTCGGCGCGCTCGACGGCGTGGCCCATGCGGTGGGTGCCTCGGTGGACTACGTCAAGGTGCACGGCGGCCTCTATGACCGCACCATCCACGACGCCGAACAGGCTTCCGCCGTGGTCGCCGCCATCCAGGCCTACGATCCCGGGCTGCCGATCCTGGGCCTTGAGCATTCCGCCCTGCTCGGGATTGCCCGGGACGCCGGCAACCCCGTGTTCCATGAAGCCTTCGCGGACCGCGCCTACCTCCCGGACGGCACACTCGTGCCGCGGCTGGAGGAGGAATCGGTGATCGAGGACCCGGAGGAGATCGTCGAACGGGCGCTCCGACTGGCGCTCAAGGGCGAGGTCCTGGCGGTTGACGGCACCGTCGTCACGCTCACACCGCATTCCCTCCGCCTGCACGGCGACACCCCCGGCTCGGTGTCGGTAGCCACCGCCGTCCGCGCCGCGCTGGAACAGGCCGGCGTCGAACTGGAGTCCTTCGCCTAGCCGGAGCGCGAACGGGCACTTGAGGCCCCGGGCCGGGGCGCGGACGGGCACTTGAGGCCCCGGGCCGGGGCGCGGACGGGCACTTGAGGCCCCGGGCCGGGGCGCGAACGGGCACTTGAGGCCCCGGGGGCCGGTCGGCCCTGT
The nucleotide sequence above comes from Arthrobacter sp. KBS0702. Encoded proteins:
- a CDS encoding LamB/YcsF family protein produces the protein MDLNADLGESFGSWTMGDDAAMFRLVTSASVACGLHAGDPVTMLDTCRAAYELDVRVGAHLGYPDLAGFGLRAMDMTFDDLFGAVLYQLGALDGVAHAVGASVDYVKVHGGLYDRTIHDAEQASAVVAAIQAYDPGLPILGLEHSALLGIARDAGNPVFHEAFADRAYLPDGTLVPRLEEESVIEDPEEIVERALRLALKGEVLAVDGTVVTLTPHSLRLHGDTPGSVSVATAVRAALEQAGVELESFA